A section of the Pyxidicoccus xibeiensis genome encodes:
- the alaS gene encoding alanine--tRNA ligase — protein sequence MPSVLTASQIREAFLKFFEERGHRRIASSSLVPANDPTLLFTNAGMVQFKDVFTGREKRDYSRATTSQKCVRAGGKHNDLDNVGYTARHHTFFEMLGNFSFGDYFKPEAIAYGWEFVTKTLGLDVSRLAVTVFNGEGGIPWDEEAFELWAKQGVPRERIYKLGLKDNFWAMGDTGPCGPCSEIHYFQGADIPCVEEAEGKPCQGVACDCDRWLEIWNLVFMQFERKEKDAPLIPLPKPSIDTGAGLERIASVVQGKRSNYETDLFQNILATVSELCGKPYSQEGGASMRVVADHSRAAAFLISDGVQPDNAGRGYVLRRIMRRAIRHGTLLGLDDLFFFKVVDRVIDLMGDAFPELRESRTFVLEVCRHEETGFRRTLNRGMKLIDEELAKLQKSGSKELSGEVLFLLHGTYGFPWDLTQIIARERGYGVDLKRFWEIMENGPGQDGTGGGGQTAIADVYMKLVERLGTTEFLGYEGEGHEGEGSIRAIVKEGVEVTQASQGDTVELILDRTPFYGESGGQVGDTGRIVGNGGKSVAQVKDAQRPVSGLVAHTVEITEGSFKVGDMVQAGVNVERRKSIRANHSATHLLHKALKLVLGEHVKQAGSVVAPDYLRFDFSNFSPATPEQLEQVEDLVNGWIRDNASAETRVMKLDEAKKSGAVAMFGEKYGETVRVVTVHPESTELCGGTHVRRSGDIGLFKIASESGVASGVRRIVALTGIGALQHVREQEHELRRAAELLKTNPKELAKRVEATQKRVKELERKVEEVAVKAQTASSKDLMDQARDVNGMKVLATRVDSGDDNVLRGMADQLRDRIRSGVVAIGGEKDGRAIILVAATKDAVAKGINAGALVREMAKEVGGKGGGKADMAQAGGPDAAKLPAALDKLYELVKGVGAA from the coding sequence ATGCCTTCCGTCCTCACCGCCTCCCAGATTCGCGAGGCGTTCCTCAAGTTCTTCGAGGAGCGTGGTCACCGCCGTATCGCCTCCTCCTCGCTGGTGCCCGCCAACGACCCGACGTTGCTGTTCACCAACGCCGGCATGGTCCAGTTCAAGGACGTCTTCACCGGCCGCGAGAAGCGCGACTACTCCCGCGCGACCACCTCGCAGAAGTGCGTGCGCGCGGGCGGCAAGCACAACGACCTCGACAACGTGGGCTACACCGCGCGCCACCACACGTTCTTCGAGATGCTCGGCAACTTCTCCTTCGGCGACTACTTCAAGCCCGAGGCCATTGCCTACGGCTGGGAGTTCGTCACCAAGACGCTCGGCCTGGACGTCTCGCGCCTCGCCGTCACCGTGTTCAACGGCGAGGGCGGCATCCCCTGGGACGAAGAGGCGTTCGAGCTGTGGGCGAAGCAGGGCGTGCCCCGTGAGCGCATCTACAAGCTCGGCCTGAAGGACAACTTCTGGGCCATGGGCGACACCGGCCCGTGCGGCCCCTGCTCCGAAATCCACTACTTCCAGGGCGCCGACATCCCCTGTGTCGAGGAGGCCGAGGGCAAGCCGTGCCAGGGCGTCGCGTGCGACTGTGACCGCTGGCTCGAAATCTGGAACCTCGTGTTCATGCAGTTCGAGCGCAAGGAGAAGGACGCGCCGCTGATTCCGCTGCCCAAGCCGTCCATCGACACGGGCGCGGGCCTGGAGCGCATCGCCTCCGTCGTCCAGGGCAAGCGCTCCAACTACGAGACGGACCTCTTCCAGAACATCCTCGCCACCGTCAGCGAGCTGTGCGGCAAGCCCTACTCGCAGGAGGGCGGCGCGTCCATGCGCGTCGTCGCCGACCACAGCCGCGCGGCGGCCTTCCTCATCTCGGACGGCGTGCAGCCCGACAACGCGGGCCGCGGCTACGTCCTGCGCCGCATCATGCGCCGCGCCATCCGCCACGGCACCCTGCTGGGCCTGGACGACCTGTTCTTCTTCAAGGTCGTCGACCGCGTCATCGACCTGATGGGCGACGCCTTCCCCGAGCTGCGCGAGAGCCGCACCTTCGTGCTCGAGGTCTGCCGCCACGAGGAGACGGGCTTCCGCCGGACGCTCAACCGCGGCATGAAGCTCATCGACGAGGAGCTGGCGAAGCTGCAGAAGTCCGGCAGCAAGGAGCTGTCCGGCGAGGTCCTCTTCCTCCTTCACGGCACCTACGGCTTCCCGTGGGACTTGACGCAGATCATCGCCCGCGAGCGCGGCTACGGCGTCGACCTGAAGCGCTTCTGGGAAATCATGGAGAACGGCCCGGGCCAGGACGGCACGGGCGGCGGCGGGCAGACGGCGATTGCCGACGTCTACATGAAGCTGGTGGAGCGGCTCGGGACCACCGAGTTCCTCGGCTACGAGGGCGAGGGCCACGAGGGCGAGGGCAGCATCCGCGCCATCGTGAAGGAAGGCGTGGAAGTCACCCAGGCGTCCCAGGGCGACACGGTGGAGCTCATCCTGGACCGCACGCCCTTCTACGGCGAGTCCGGCGGCCAGGTGGGTGACACCGGGCGCATCGTCGGCAATGGCGGCAAGTCGGTGGCGCAGGTGAAGGACGCGCAGCGGCCGGTGTCGGGCCTGGTGGCGCACACGGTGGAAATCACCGAGGGCAGCTTCAAGGTCGGCGACATGGTGCAGGCGGGCGTCAACGTCGAGCGCCGCAAGTCCATCCGCGCCAACCACTCCGCGACGCACCTGCTGCACAAGGCGCTCAAGCTGGTGCTGGGCGAGCACGTGAAGCAGGCGGGCTCCGTCGTGGCGCCGGACTACCTGCGCTTCGACTTCTCGAACTTCTCCCCGGCCACGCCCGAGCAGCTCGAGCAGGTGGAGGACCTGGTCAACGGCTGGATTCGCGACAACGCGTCGGCGGAGACGCGCGTCATGAAGCTGGACGAGGCGAAGAAGTCCGGCGCGGTGGCGATGTTCGGCGAGAAGTACGGCGAGACGGTGCGCGTCGTCACGGTGCACCCGGAGTCCACCGAGCTGTGCGGCGGCACCCACGTGCGGCGCAGCGGCGACATCGGCCTGTTCAAGATTGCCAGCGAGTCGGGCGTCGCGTCCGGCGTGCGCCGCATCGTCGCGCTCACCGGCATCGGCGCGCTGCAGCACGTGCGCGAGCAGGAGCACGAGCTGCGCCGCGCGGCCGAGCTGCTGAAGACGAACCCGAAGGAGCTGGCGAAGCGCGTCGAGGCCACCCAGAAGCGCGTGAAGGAGCTGGAGCGCAAGGTGGAGGAGGTCGCGGTCAAGGCCCAGACGGCCAGCAGCAAGGACCTGATGGACCAGGCGCGCGATGTGAATGGCATGAAGGTGCTGGCCACGCGGGTGGACTCGGGCGACGACAACGTGCTGCGCGGCATGGCGGACCAGCTCAGGGACCGCATCCGCTCGGGCGTGGTGGCCATCGGCGGCGAGAAGGACGGCCGGGCCATCATCCTGGTGGCGGCGACCAAGGACGCGGTGGCCAAGGGCATCAACGCGGGCGCGCTGGTGCGGGAGATGGCCAAGGAAGTCGGCGGCAAGGGCGGTGGCAAGGCGGACATGGCGCAGGCCGGTGGCCCTGACGCCGCGAAGCTGCCCGCCGCGCTCGACAAGCTGTACGAGCTGGTGAAGGGAGTGGGCGCCGCGTGA
- a CDS encoding serine O-acetyltransferase, translating into MGPTALTFYWAAKRLKTWRVPLLPELVAAVGTRMHQCHVDQDARLHASVELGYGGLGVVVAPGVEVGEGSFLSQNVTVEPKPGVAGAPRIGRNVYVASGAKIVGPVTVGDGAVIGANAVVTSDVAPGAVVAGIPMRELKRKVSGGR; encoded by the coding sequence ATGGGTCCGACGGCGCTGACGTTCTACTGGGCCGCGAAGCGGCTGAAGACGTGGCGGGTGCCGCTGCTGCCGGAGCTGGTGGCGGCGGTGGGTACGCGCATGCACCAGTGCCACGTGGACCAGGACGCGCGCCTCCACGCGAGCGTGGAGCTGGGCTACGGCGGGCTGGGCGTGGTGGTGGCGCCCGGCGTGGAGGTGGGAGAGGGCAGCTTCCTGTCGCAGAACGTGACGGTGGAGCCGAAGCCCGGAGTGGCCGGGGCCCCGCGCATCGGCCGCAACGTCTACGTCGCCTCGGGCGCGAAGATTGTGGGCCCCGTGACGGTGGGGGATGGGGCGGTGATTGGAGCGAACGCGGTGGTGACGTCGGACGTCGCTCCCGGGGCTGTGGTGGCGGGGATTCCCATGCGCGAGCTCAAGCGCAAGGTGTCGGGAGGGCGGTGA
- a CDS encoding poly-gamma-glutamate biosynthesis protein PgsC/CapC translates to MALLSTLTLFPAYSLDTSILAAVLVGVLILALLTESFGWVFVGLVVPGYLASVFVIHPEAGVTVVVESILTYALALALSAGFSRTGAWSEFFGRDRFFAIVLSSVLVRAVSEAVLLPHVGLWIDARWGTSFALDRSLHSIGLVLVPLTANAFWKLKLRRGLWQVGVPVLLTYVLLRFVLLPATNLSFSSLELMYEDVAQDFLASPKAYIILLVTALLAARFNLHYGWDFNGILVPALLALTWLEPAKLLATLVEVLLLVVGTRALLATPGLRTLNLEGPRKTVLVFFLGFVVKWAIGWALGGRVPGLKVTDLFGFGYLVPTLLAVKILQKQAVARVMLATVHTSLAGFIVGSLIGFGLSLVEPRPAIALAPEAPATQAPGLGLDTRPLGVMAHARATARENDASGVPLRRRNHELRQYSALWRAANAWLASPDAAGQQRVKERATALGLELRALPRETPEAPERFALVERERAEGRLGWDTALLIPGAPGPVLEVPRPLTEAPSAEAAAALCERVRCRAIIASGLDTSGAGLRTGDALHEPDAPLRAAHVTLTTSERLQVRADAAVAPGGAQLHVPGGQAPTGMEALWPGITVTDAAPPEPGLAWGDEQLSVLRAHPHDLAVLALEGLPELPAPLTEAQARAGLLSPPRTAPYAEGATPQPTDAELLVLEQQVAAPLLGGGDATVPQPLRARWAAAMARLMGLTVQPVEGCADSGPCWWVTDAQGQHGRAGAALLVRSGGGPLAFGVPAPDREQGTLAVALEAWKESRARALVVATQADAIGVPHPATQGHLRTSFQAFHQAVHRALPEDTGRILQIRGFSGRPSVNADVLVDVGGPVLQQDQRPADLERLLAKSGSLGWLSSRVRYHDGAPELAGLTDASPQAAFSRTFGGARLATLWLSEPLRGAFVGPRLVASELALAGLAKPAPAQDSPLQALLKPGLGVASRPAPAALQERFAALTASAERYIIQQNVHELRMLARTQRAGPVTQSVRSGFSAEHGLPWLVVEARQGRHVLRGVYFLQQHPSPLKRVELVAGVEGLEAAVDRALRHRRPVVLTGELTSTEGRR, encoded by the coding sequence ATGGCGCTCCTATCCACATTGACACTCTTCCCGGCGTACAGCCTCGACACCTCCATTCTGGCGGCGGTGCTCGTGGGCGTGCTCATCCTGGCCCTCCTCACCGAGTCGTTCGGGTGGGTGTTCGTGGGCCTGGTCGTTCCGGGCTACCTGGCATCTGTCTTCGTCATCCACCCCGAGGCGGGCGTCACCGTCGTGGTGGAGTCGATACTCACCTACGCGCTCGCCCTGGCGCTCTCAGCGGGCTTCAGCCGCACAGGCGCGTGGAGCGAGTTCTTCGGAAGAGACCGCTTCTTCGCCATCGTCCTCTCCAGCGTGCTGGTGCGCGCGGTGAGCGAGGCGGTGCTGCTGCCGCACGTGGGCCTGTGGATTGACGCGCGCTGGGGCACGTCGTTCGCCCTGGACCGCAGCCTGCACAGCATCGGCCTCGTGCTGGTGCCGCTGACGGCCAATGCCTTCTGGAAGCTGAAGCTGCGCCGCGGGCTGTGGCAGGTGGGCGTGCCGGTGCTGCTCACGTACGTGCTGCTGCGCTTCGTGCTGCTGCCGGCCACCAACCTGTCCTTCTCCAGCCTGGAGCTCATGTACGAGGACGTGGCGCAGGACTTCCTGGCCAGTCCCAAGGCGTACATCATCCTGCTCGTCACGGCGCTGCTGGCCGCGCGCTTCAACCTGCACTACGGCTGGGACTTCAACGGCATCCTGGTGCCGGCGCTGCTGGCCCTCACGTGGCTGGAGCCGGCCAAGCTGCTGGCCACGCTGGTGGAGGTACTGCTGCTGGTGGTGGGCACCCGCGCGCTGCTGGCCACGCCGGGCCTGCGCACCCTCAACCTGGAAGGCCCCCGGAAGACGGTGCTCGTCTTCTTCCTGGGCTTCGTCGTGAAGTGGGCCATCGGCTGGGCGCTGGGCGGCCGCGTCCCGGGCCTGAAGGTCACCGACCTGTTCGGCTTCGGCTACCTGGTGCCCACGCTGCTGGCGGTGAAGATCCTCCAGAAGCAGGCCGTGGCGCGGGTGATGCTGGCCACGGTGCACACGTCGCTGGCGGGCTTCATCGTGGGCAGCCTCATCGGCTTCGGCCTGTCGCTGGTGGAGCCCCGTCCGGCCATCGCGCTGGCGCCGGAGGCCCCGGCCACGCAGGCCCCCGGGCTGGGCCTGGACACGCGCCCGCTGGGCGTCATGGCGCATGCGCGCGCCACCGCCCGCGAGAATGACGCCAGCGGCGTGCCGCTGCGCCGGCGCAACCACGAGCTGCGCCAGTACTCCGCGCTCTGGCGCGCGGCCAATGCCTGGCTGGCGTCACCCGACGCGGCCGGACAGCAGCGGGTGAAGGAGCGCGCCACGGCGCTGGGCCTGGAGCTGCGCGCGCTGCCTCGCGAGACGCCGGAGGCGCCCGAGCGCTTCGCCCTGGTGGAGCGCGAGCGCGCCGAGGGCCGGCTGGGCTGGGACACCGCGCTGCTGATTCCGGGCGCGCCCGGCCCCGTGCTGGAGGTGCCCCGTCCGCTGACCGAGGCCCCCAGCGCCGAGGCCGCCGCCGCCCTGTGCGAGCGCGTGCGCTGCCGCGCCATCATCGCCAGCGGCCTGGACACGTCCGGCGCCGGGCTGAGGACGGGTGACGCCCTCCACGAGCCGGACGCGCCCCTGCGCGCCGCCCACGTCACGCTGACCACGAGCGAGCGCCTCCAGGTGCGCGCCGACGCGGCGGTGGCACCCGGCGGCGCGCAGCTCCACGTGCCCGGCGGCCAGGCTCCCACGGGCATGGAGGCCCTGTGGCCCGGCATCACCGTCACGGATGCCGCGCCGCCCGAGCCCGGCCTCGCCTGGGGCGACGAGCAGCTGAGCGTGCTGCGCGCGCATCCCCATGACCTGGCCGTGCTGGCGCTGGAAGGCCTGCCGGAGCTGCCCGCGCCCCTCACCGAGGCCCAGGCCCGGGCGGGACTGCTGTCGCCGCCACGGACCGCGCCGTACGCGGAGGGCGCCACGCCCCAGCCCACCGACGCGGAGCTGCTGGTGCTGGAGCAGCAGGTCGCCGCGCCGCTGCTGGGCGGGGGGGATGCGACGGTGCCCCAGCCGCTGCGCGCGCGCTGGGCCGCCGCCATGGCGAGGCTGATGGGGCTGACGGTGCAGCCGGTGGAGGGCTGCGCGGACTCGGGCCCGTGCTGGTGGGTGACGGACGCGCAGGGCCAGCATGGCCGCGCGGGCGCCGCGCTGCTGGTGCGCTCGGGTGGTGGGCCGCTCGCCTTCGGGGTGCCCGCGCCGGACCGCGAGCAGGGGACGCTGGCCGTGGCGCTGGAGGCGTGGAAGGAGTCCCGCGCCCGTGCGCTGGTGGTGGCCACCCAGGCCGACGCCATCGGCGTGCCCCACCCCGCCACCCAGGGCCACCTGCGCACGTCCTTCCAGGCCTTCCACCAGGCCGTGCACCGGGCGCTGCCCGAGGACACCGGACGCATCCTCCAGATTCGCGGCTTCTCGGGGCGGCCGTCGGTGAACGCGGACGTGCTGGTGGACGTCGGCGGGCCGGTGCTCCAGCAGGACCAGCGTCCGGCGGACCTCGAACGGCTGCTGGCGAAGAGCGGCTCGCTGGGCTGGCTCTCCTCGCGCGTGCGCTACCACGACGGCGCTCCGGAGCTGGCGGGCCTCACGGACGCGAGCCCGCAGGCGGCCTTCTCCCGTACCTTCGGCGGGGCGCGCCTCGCCACGCTGTGGCTGTCCGAGCCCCTGCGCGGCGCCTTCGTGGGCCCGCGCCTCGTGGCCTCGGAGCTGGCGCTGGCCGGCCTGGCGAAGCCGGCGCCCGCGCAGGACTCTCCGCTGCAGGCGCTGCTGAAGCCGGGGCTGGGGGTGGCCTCGCGACCTGCGCCGGCCGCGCTGCAGGAGCGCTTCGCCGCGCTCACCGCGAGCGCCGAGCGCTACATCATCCAGCAGAACGTGCATGAGCTTCGGATGCTCGCCCGGACGCAGCGGGCCGGGCCGGTGACGCAGTCGGTGCGCTCGGGCTTCAGCGCCGAGCACGGGCTGCCGTGGCTGGTGGTGGAGGCGCGCCAGGGGCGGCACGTGCTGCGCGGCGTGTACTTCCTCCAGCAGCACCCGTCGCCGCTGAAGCGGGTGGAGCTGGTGGCGGGCGTCGAGGGGCTGGAGGCGGCCGTGGACCGGGCGCTGCGCCACCGACGTCCGGTGGTGCTGACCGGAGAGCTGACGTCCACGGAGGGACGGCGATGA
- a CDS encoding tetratricopeptide repeat protein — translation MLKARLLIQLGRGAEAVAVIEALGPERDPLDEAERLLGLGLAQSAAARLQDAERTLDRAATAGADRELIDSARASLRIQEGRFAEAEKQLRDVLRRAPLLSGALYNLAVVRLQQDDVAEAAALVRQAWHAGLQDPHALKTDPDLLKLRETQGLIDDLLAAPTPNCGAW, via the coding sequence ATGCTGAAGGCGCGTCTGCTCATTCAGCTCGGTCGAGGGGCGGAGGCTGTCGCGGTCATCGAGGCCCTCGGGCCAGAGCGCGATCCCCTGGATGAAGCAGAGCGGCTCCTGGGGCTGGGCCTTGCGCAGAGTGCCGCTGCACGGCTCCAGGATGCGGAACGGACGCTCGACCGTGCGGCGACGGCAGGGGCCGACCGCGAGCTGATCGACAGCGCGAGGGCCTCGCTTCGCATCCAGGAGGGGAGATTCGCGGAGGCGGAGAAGCAGCTTCGGGACGTGCTCAGACGCGCGCCCCTGCTCTCCGGTGCGCTCTACAACCTGGCGGTGGTGCGGCTCCAGCAAGATGACGTTGCCGAGGCCGCGGCCCTCGTGCGGCAGGCCTGGCATGCGGGGCTGCAGGACCCCCACGCGCTCAAGACCGACCCCGACCTGCTGAAGTTGCGGGAAACGCAGGGACTCATCGACGACCTCCTGGCCGCCCCCACTCCGAATTGCGGCGCCTGGTGA
- a CDS encoding TIGR02266 family protein produces the protein MSGTASKLLPLRIRLPYTTEDEFIDKYGSNVARGGVFVATRALKPEGTGLAFEFVLSDGTRLLRGEGVVVKAQVDAGGGRAGMTVRFVKLDAASKALVDRVVARRSGAVEPPPAVAPVKTPATARRVTTPAARAPEPAEERGSPPADVVPSEPTAPEAAGLAQPSETEPTPSELEGMAEAPAASGTAAEPSELAAGTADASGPFTTVPAPSEAEPAVTGTAEEPAEDEDFDITASLTEEDEQQSHQPASREAPGEKRPETAVAPAGAEPATATTRETAPVPPQPGPTPSATATAQAEPTPAPQPVPPEPTPSATEPEGPSSAAQDAEAVRNRRRALLDVPVNTALPSPAIPEVVLGIDLGTSHARVAVFHEGTARLVPLPGTDGTELPALLAVDFSGELLVGPAAQVEADRAPRRAASGLKRLLGLRARSPRIRALSSQLPFPVVADPGGDAAVELGGRVIAPTLFTALLLRELKHAAATFVGRKATRAVICAPTHFTDRQRAALREAATLAGLDAQRILTAPAAVALAYGHGRGLARKRVLVVDLGGGGLEVCVVQVTGEDLEVITTGGDATVGGMDFDARIAEALASDLADQGVPRPESPLDWAPLRTAAESAKVALSEREQAEVSLSSGTVPPLTRERVEALTADLAQRVTTVVREVLESNALSPQGLDAVLLVGGQGRTPLVRRRLEESLGVPVRDDVDAKGAVALGAALLGQALLLAEAGKPAASVSEVLSAPIGVAERGGTLRRVLERDTRLPTSKTLVLPVAAPGPVELALFQGPSAVAAENEYLGRIHLPVERAGEVELHFALTADAALSLEATLPGGRRKPVSLGNEALDDAARDALIGRSPLEGEPEARPGGLLSGLKKLFGRR, from the coding sequence ATGAGCGGAACCGCGTCAAAGCTCCTCCCCCTGCGCATCCGCCTTCCGTACACGACGGAGGACGAGTTCATCGACAAGTACGGCTCGAACGTGGCGCGCGGCGGCGTGTTCGTGGCCACGCGCGCGCTGAAGCCCGAGGGCACGGGGCTGGCGTTCGAGTTCGTGCTGTCGGACGGCACGCGGCTGCTGCGCGGTGAAGGCGTGGTGGTGAAGGCGCAGGTGGACGCGGGCGGCGGTCGCGCCGGCATGACGGTGCGCTTCGTGAAGCTGGACGCCGCGAGCAAGGCGCTCGTCGACCGCGTCGTGGCCCGGCGCAGCGGCGCGGTGGAGCCTCCGCCAGCGGTGGCGCCCGTGAAGACGCCCGCCACCGCACGCCGCGTGACGACGCCGGCCGCTCGCGCTCCGGAGCCGGCGGAGGAGCGTGGCTCGCCCCCTGCCGACGTCGTCCCGAGCGAGCCCACGGCTCCTGAAGCAGCGGGCCTTGCCCAGCCTTCCGAGACCGAGCCCACGCCCTCCGAGCTCGAGGGCATGGCCGAAGCGCCAGCAGCGAGCGGGACTGCCGCCGAGCCGTCCGAGCTCGCGGCGGGTACCGCCGACGCATCCGGGCCGTTCACGACCGTGCCCGCGCCTTCCGAAGCGGAGCCAGCGGTGACTGGCACTGCCGAGGAGCCGGCGGAGGACGAGGACTTCGACATCACCGCGAGCCTCACGGAGGAGGACGAGCAACAGTCGCATCAGCCCGCCTCGCGGGAGGCGCCTGGCGAAAAGCGTCCGGAGACAGCGGTCGCACCTGCCGGTGCCGAGCCGGCGACTGCCACGACGCGCGAAACCGCCCCGGTCCCGCCCCAGCCCGGGCCCACCCCGAGCGCCACGGCCACGGCGCAGGCCGAGCCCACCCCGGCACCTCAACCCGTTCCGCCGGAGCCCACGCCGAGCGCCACCGAGCCCGAGGGCCCGTCCTCCGCCGCGCAGGACGCGGAGGCCGTGCGCAACCGCCGCCGCGCGTTGCTCGACGTCCCCGTCAACACGGCCCTGCCCTCGCCCGCGATTCCCGAGGTGGTGCTGGGCATCGACCTGGGCACCTCGCATGCGCGCGTCGCCGTCTTCCACGAGGGCACCGCGCGGCTCGTCCCCCTCCCCGGCACGGACGGCACGGAGCTGCCCGCCCTCCTCGCCGTGGACTTCAGCGGCGAGCTGCTCGTCGGTCCCGCCGCGCAGGTGGAGGCCGACCGCGCCCCGCGCCGCGCCGCCTCGGGCCTCAAGCGGCTGCTCGGCCTGCGCGCCCGCTCGCCCCGCATCCGCGCCCTCTCCTCGCAGCTTCCCTTCCCCGTGGTCGCGGACCCGGGCGGAGACGCCGCCGTGGAGCTCGGCGGCCGCGTCATCGCGCCCACGCTCTTCACCGCGCTGCTGCTGCGCGAGCTGAAGCACGCCGCCGCCACCTTCGTCGGCCGCAAGGCCACCCGCGCCGTCATCTGCGCCCCCACGCACTTCACCGACCGCCAGCGCGCCGCCCTGCGCGAGGCCGCCACCCTCGCCGGCCTCGACGCGCAGCGCATCCTCACCGCCCCGGCGGCCGTGGCGCTCGCCTACGGCCATGGCCGCGGGCTGGCCAGGAAGCGCGTGCTCGTGGTGGACCTGGGCGGCGGCGGGCTCGAGGTCTGCGTGGTGCAGGTGACGGGCGAGGACCTGGAGGTCATCACCACCGGCGGCGACGCGACGGTGGGCGGCATGGACTTCGACGCCCGCATCGCCGAGGCGCTCGCCAGCGACCTCGCCGACCAGGGCGTGCCCCGGCCGGAGAGCCCGCTGGACTGGGCCCCCCTGCGCACCGCCGCCGAGTCCGCGAAGGTGGCCCTCTCCGAGCGCGAGCAGGCGGAGGTCTCCCTGTCCTCGGGCACCGTGCCGCCCCTCACCCGCGAGCGCGTGGAAGCGCTCACCGCGGACCTCGCCCAGCGCGTCACCACGGTCGTCCGCGAGGTGCTGGAGTCCAACGCCCTCTCCCCGCAGGGCCTGGACGCGGTGCTGCTCGTGGGCGGCCAGGGCCGCACGCCGCTGGTGCGCCGCCGGCTCGAGGAGAGCCTGGGTGTGCCCGTGCGCGACGACGTGGACGCGAAGGGCGCGGTGGCACTCGGCGCCGCGCTGCTCGGTCAGGCCCTGCTGCTGGCCGAGGCCGGCAAGCCCGCGGCCTCCGTCTCCGAGGTGCTCTCCGCCCCCATCGGCGTCGCCGAGCGCGGCGGCACGCTGCGCCGCGTGCTGGAGCGGGACACGCGCCTGCCCACCAGCAAGACGCTGGTGCTGCCCGTCGCCGCCCCCGGCCCGGTGGAGCTCGCCCTCTTCCAGGGCCCCTCGGCGGTGGCGGCGGAGAACGAGTACCTCGGCCGCATCCACCTCCCGGTGGAGCGCGCGGGCGAGGTGGAGCTGCACTTCGCCCTCACCGCGGACGCAGCCCTGTCGCTGGAGGCCACGCTGCCCGGCGGCCGGCGCAAGCCGGTGTCCCTGGGCAACGAGGCCCTGGACGACGCGGCCCGCGACGCGCTCATCGGCCGCTCCCCGCTGGAGGGCGAGCCCGAGGCGCGTCCTGGCGGCCTGCTGTCCGGCCTGAAGAAGCTCTTCGGCCGCCGCTGA
- a CDS encoding GNAT family N-acetyltransferase: MEEQSTLDAPGIASEPQGPRLEVGAPGHKETAARARRKRAMFYARQRSILVSEVRDLAGFDALAPEWNGLVASTDDQVFYRHEFLRCWLRHFAPEGRLRILTGRDVDGRLVAALALRATRGRQYGMPVRQLLSLTNKHSCRFDLLAEDPRRAGKAFLTHLLKDPSWDVLRLADVPDGGSAWTLLAVAQKLGLPCGTWESARSPYLALPETVEAWQEERGRNAKPLRRRRRRLEERGKVTLERVTGGERLAERLEEGFALERSGWKAQRGTAIAQSERRLAFYSDLARVAAKAGWLGLYSLRLDRQAIAFQYGLEYGGRYLALKPGYDEAFAEVSPGQLLTEGLIQDCIGRGLTELDLLGDDAPFKREWTDAVRPHHWLFIYRDTLRGRAMYRAKFRWAPVARRMVGKWVRRR; this comes from the coding sequence ATGGAGGAGCAATCCACCCTGGATGCTCCCGGCATCGCGAGCGAGCCTCAGGGCCCGCGCCTCGAGGTCGGAGCGCCGGGTCACAAGGAGACCGCCGCACGGGCCCGCCGGAAGCGGGCGATGTTCTACGCGCGCCAGCGCTCCATCCTCGTCAGCGAGGTGAGGGACCTCGCGGGCTTCGACGCGCTGGCGCCGGAGTGGAACGGGCTGGTGGCGAGCACGGACGACCAGGTCTTCTACCGGCACGAGTTCCTGCGCTGCTGGCTGCGGCACTTCGCGCCCGAGGGGCGGCTGCGCATCCTGACGGGACGTGACGTCGACGGCCGGCTGGTGGCGGCCCTGGCGCTGCGCGCGACGCGGGGGCGGCAGTACGGGATGCCGGTGCGCCAGCTGCTGTCGCTGACGAACAAGCACTCGTGCCGCTTCGACCTGCTGGCGGAGGACCCGCGCCGCGCGGGGAAGGCCTTCCTGACGCACTTGCTGAAGGACCCGAGCTGGGACGTGCTGCGGCTGGCGGACGTGCCCGACGGCGGCTCCGCGTGGACCCTGCTGGCGGTGGCGCAGAAGCTGGGGCTGCCCTGTGGGACGTGGGAGAGCGCTCGCTCACCGTACCTGGCACTGCCGGAGACGGTGGAGGCGTGGCAGGAAGAGCGGGGACGGAACGCGAAGCCCCTGAGGAGGCGTCGGCGCCGGCTGGAGGAGCGCGGGAAGGTGACGCTGGAGCGGGTGACGGGGGGAGAGCGGCTGGCGGAGCGGCTGGAGGAGGGCTTCGCGCTGGAGCGCAGCGGCTGGAAGGCGCAGCGCGGGACGGCGATTGCGCAAAGCGAGCGGCGGCTGGCCTTCTACTCGGACCTGGCGCGCGTGGCGGCGAAGGCCGGGTGGCTGGGGCTGTACTCGCTGCGGCTGGACAGGCAGGCCATCGCGTTCCAGTACGGGCTGGAGTACGGCGGCCGGTACCTGGCACTGAAGCCGGGCTACGACGAGGCGTTCGCCGAGGTGAGCCCGGGGCAGCTGCTGACGGAGGGGCTCATCCAGGACTGCATCGGCCGGGGGCTGACGGAGCTGGACCTGCTGGGGGATGACGCGCCCTTCAAGCGGGAGTGGACAGATGCGGTGCGACCGCACCACTGGCTGTTCATCTACCGTGACACGCTGAGGGGCCGGGCAATGTACCGGGCAAAATTCCGCTGGGCCCCCGTGGCCCGGCGCATGGTGGGCAAATGGGTCCGACGGCGCTGA